In Clostridium ljungdahlii DSM 13528, the genomic window GGTATTTGCCGCAAAGTTTTGGTTTATATGATGAATTAACAGTTTATGAGTTTTTGGATTACATGTGTGCATTAAAAGAAATTAAAAACAACGTGAAAGGTATTATTGGGCAAGCTATTGAAAGGACTGATTTGCAAGAAAAAAGAAATTTCAAAATTAAAACTCTTTCAGGGGGTCAGAGGCAGCGTGTTGGTATAGCACAAGTATTACTTGGAAATCCTGAACTTATAATTTTAGATGAACCTACAGTTGGACTTGATCCAGAAGAAAGAATTAATTTCAGAAATGTATTTTCACAGACTGCAAATGACAAGATAGTGTTACTTTCTACTCACATCATCGATGATATACAAGCCATTTGCAATAGAATTATAATCATTAATAACGGTACGATTTTATTTGATGGAACTTCGCCGGATTTAATAAAAGCTGTACACGGACATGTTGGTTTTGTTGAGGAAAAAGATAACGAGACTTTAGAAAAAAGAATTGGAGGTAAGTACAAAATCACATCTAAGTTGTTTACTGGTAATGGCATCTCCTGTCGTGTTATCGGCAAAGAAATAGAAAGCTCTATTCCACTTATCGAGCCTACCCTTGAAGATGCGTATACATACGTCATACACAATGGGGGTGTTCATTAAATGAGAAATACATTTTTTACCTATGAAACAAAGCGAATTCTGAAGTCAAAGTTTACTCAAATAATAATCTTGCTAACGTCAGTTTTTCCTTTGATTGGTGTACTACTTTCAACCTACATTAGCGAAGATATTAGCAGTATGATGCTTGGAATAAATAGCTCTACTCTTTTATCTCAAACTATACTTTTTCCTGCAAAGGTAGGAGCAGTAATTGGAGCTTTTGCGTTTACGGCACTAACAGTTTTTGAGTTTGACAAAATACTTAGGTTTAGAGTCAATTATATAATTGAGCCAATATCAAGTTCTATAAAGATAAATTTAACCAAAATTGCAGGCTTAATGTGTGCCGGTCTTATTTCAACAGTGGGTTCAATGATAATTATGATTCCTCACTATATATTTAACGTGGGCAGTCTAACCGATTTTAGTTATTTCCTGCTCAGTTACACCTTAATAATTTTTGGCTCCATTGTGCTAACAATTCTTATGACCGCAGGATTTTATCTTATATTTAGGAACGTTAATATAACCTGCATTATTATGCTTTTAGCGGTGCTTTTTAGTTTTTTAACAGGAAATATCAATTATCAATATATGTGGGTTCAGACAGGTGCTAGTGGACTTTCCGAAAATTTCGGAAGCGGGAATATCGTTTTGGGAATGCTCTGGAATAGGCTCTTTGGGTTATCGGTAGCTATGTCCATATTTTTATTCGGTATGTTGTGCCATAGATGTTATGAAAAAGGATTATTTAAATCTATCTTTAAAAACTGTAAAAAATATAAGCTCATACCAATTTGCTTTTTGGTTTCTCTTTTTGGAGCATTTTTTGTTTTTCAAAATGAACCGATTTTCAAATCAATTTCGCTTACGGATGTGGTGTCAGTATTGATTAATGGTAAAAAAGAAACGCCTGTAAACACTAATGTTATAGGAACTTCAAATATGTTTGTAGATCTTAAGATAGAAAAAGATAAAAATTGTGCTAGTGGAGCTTATTGTGAGGAGCTGCAAAACGGAACTGATAAGCCTCAAAATGTATATTTTGAATTAGCAGATGGTTATCAGATTAGTGAAATCAAGTTAGGCAACAAAGACATAAGTTGTATACAGGTTTCGCCCAAGGTTTTGAGCAGTGCAAAACTTAACAACGTTTTTGAAATAAGCATTCCAAGAAACACTAAAACTAAATTAAGCATAAGATACTCAGGTACACCGAAAGCCAAAAGTACAACTAAAGATTTTTCCCAAGGAATAAGCAAAAATTATGTAAGGTTAAATGGCACCACGGACATTGCTCCTGTTGTTTGTGTTGAACAAAAGGATAGGATTATTGAAGGAACAATAAAAATGGATTCAAAGTTTACAGTCATAACTCAGGGAGAAAAAAATCGCAAAATTTCTGAGCAGGATGGTTTTACTACTTGGAGTTTTTCTTGGGATAAACTAAGTGACCTATCTTTGACAGCTGGACGATATGGAATATTTGAAAGAAAAGCACAGGGCACAAATGTGGAGTTTTTCTATCCATTGGCTGCGAGAAAAGAATTTGAATCCAGAGGAAATGACACACTTGATATATTCTCATTCTTTTCAGAAAAATTTGGATCACTAGGCAAAGATAGTCTTAAAGTAGTCGTAACATCAGGAGTACAAGGCGGAGGTGGATTTCAAAACGGAAATATTTCTTATGTTTCCGAAGATTGTTTAAAGAAAAAATCCAACGTGGAATCATCCACAGCATCTTCTTCTGACACCTTTGCTTTGCTCACGCATGAAATTGCTCATCAATGGTGGGGCACTGGGATAGATGTATCTAACCCAAACAGCCTTAATCAAATAGATAAAAATCACGATGAATGGTCAAGTGAAGCTTTTGCGGATTTTAGCACTTATTTATTCTTGAAAAACAAATTTGGAAAAGACTATGCAGAAAATTTATTGGTGAAAAAGTGGAAAGAAGGAGCAAATAAATTGAATCGAAACTTTTATCAAAGAAATCCTGAATACATGAACAAACTATCAATATTTCCAAAGTATTTCGTTACATTAATTTTAAAGGATGATAAAATGTATCATTTGGCACCACTTGAAATTTACAATGTTTATAATAACATTGGTGAAGAAAATTATTTTAATTCCATGAAAGTTATTTACCAAGAATATTATGGTAAAAAAGATAAAAAACTATCTTTTTCTGAGTTTTTAAATATTACTGGTGCTAAAAGGAGGTAGTGGTCAATGGATACAAAAATTCTTAAATACGAACTAAAGAGAATAATTTTTTCAAGGATATTTGTAATAACTTTCATAATTGCACTTTTCTTTTCGGTGATTGACCTCTATACAGAAATAATACAAGTTGTTTCTGGTACAGCACCTTTTTCAAAATGGAGTTATTGCAAGTTTTTGTGTGACATAAATACAATTATGTTATTAATTTTAATGCTTTCTTGTACAGGACTTTTTTCTAGAAATGAACAAAGAGTAAGAGAAATTACTTCATGTACGTCTTTACCAAAGAAAAAATATTTGGCTACAAAAAGTTTAGCTCTGTCTATTTCTTACTTAATTATTGCCATATGC contains:
- a CDS encoding ATP-binding cassette domain-containing protein, producing MKISIKNVSMTYKTGKKALNDISLEMKSPNFIGLLGPNGAGKSTFMKLLISKIIPTAGEIIVDGRPIQKYEKELRNQLGYLPQSFGLYDELTVYEFLDYMCALKEIKNNVKGIIGQAIERTDLQEKRNFKIKTLSGGQRQRVGIAQVLLGNPELIILDEPTVGLDPEERINFRNVFSQTANDKIVLLSTHIIDDIQAICNRIIIINNGTILFDGTSPDLIKAVHGHVGFVEEKDNETLEKRIGGKYKITSKLFTGNGISCRVIGKEIESSIPLIEPTLEDAYTYVIHNGGVH